The Sneathiella limimaris region TGTTACTGTGCAGTTTTCTGCCAGTAATAAACTGGCCATGGGCTTGCCCACAATATTGGAACGCCCGACAACCACCGCATTGAGGCCAGATAAATCTCCGATACGCTCTTTCAAAAGTGTAATGCAGCCGAGTGGCGTACAAGGCACCATTGCATCCAGCCCCACAGCCTGGCGACCGGAATTAATCACATGGAACCCGTCCACGTCTTTTGCAGGATCAATGGCATTAATCACAGCCATCTCATCAACTTGTGGCGGGAGCGGGAGTTGCACCAGAATACCATGAATGGTGGGATCATTATTCAGCCGGTCGACAACAGCCAAAACTTCAGCTTGCGTTGCGTCTTTCTCCAGCCGAATTTCCTCGGACTTCATGCCCGCTTCTACTGTGACTTTGTTTTTATTTCTCACGTAGACCTGACTGGCGGGATCTTCCCCCACTAGAACCACAGCAAGCCCGGGGGTAATGTCATATTTGGATTTCAGAAAGGCAACCTGCCCTGCAACACGCTCCCGGACAGTTTGGGCATAGGCTTTTCCGTCAATTCGCTCGGCTACCATCAGTTGTTCACCTTGTCTCTTTGCTCAGAAAACCAGACTTGCAGCTTAAGCAGGGAAGACGAAACCTCTCCACCGACAAAAACTGTCTTATTTCGGTCTGTTTGCCCCTGAATTACTTCCAAACTGCTCGGTGAACAAGAAAGAAATTTAGACAGAAGCTTTATTGCAGCTTTATTCGCCTTTCCTTTTTCGGGCTGAGCTGTCACGCATAGTTTTAATCGATTTCGATCACTGCCCTGATAAAGGCCATCTATTCGGTTGGCAGAGGCGTTTGGCTGCAAACGCAAAAAGAGCCGAATTCCTTCGGCTCTTTCTTCAAAAGGAGGCTCCATTAGTATGCCACCAAAAATTCCCACATCAGGTTTCGAATAAAGTAGAGTAATAAGATCAGCACAATCGGCGTCACATCCAAACCACCAATTGAAGGAATGATCTGCCTAAGCGGCCTTAGCAGCGGTTCCGTTATCCGATAGAGAAATTGCCCAACAGTTGATACAAACTGATTTTGAGTGTTAATCACGTTGAATGCAATAAGCCAGCTCATAATCGCATTTGCAATGAGCAGCCACACATATATTTCAATTACAGTACTGACTAGAACGACCAAGGATTGCATGTTTTCACTCTGCCTGTTTTTTGGATGTCTCTACATTTAGTCATCTTCACCAAGTAGAGCAAGGCTAACTGCATATCCTAATCAAATTACCATCCTATTTTATCAGGGAATAACTAGTCGCATTCAATGCCTGATCTGTTATTTCGATTAGAATACGCCTCACTTGATTTTCAGAACTCAGCTCCGTTAGACCCTCAGCCTTCATATCAATATAGCTTTTGGGAAAGGGAATTGTTCTGATCGGAGAAGCGTTTAAATTATTTGGCCCAATTGCCATAACGCCGCTTCCGAGGTCAAGAGTTGAAATTCT contains the following coding sequences:
- the folD gene encoding bifunctional methylenetetrahydrofolate dehydrogenase/methenyltetrahydrofolate cyclohydrolase FolD, giving the protein MVAERIDGKAYAQTVRERVAGQVAFLKSKYDITPGLAVVLVGEDPASQVYVRNKNKVTVEAGMKSEEIRLEKDATQAEVLAVVDRLNNDPTIHGILVQLPLPPQVDEMAVINAIDPAKDVDGFHVINSGRQAVGLDAMVPCTPLGCITLLKERIGDLSGLNAVVVGRSNIVGKPMASLLLAENCTVTIAHSKTKDLPGLCRTADILVAAVGRPEMIRGDWVKDGATVIDVGINRIETEGGKSRLVGDVCYPEAEQKAGAITPVPGGVGPMTIAFLLVNTVTACCRSNNIEIPEIE
- a CDS encoding DUF167 domain-containing protein, whose translation is MEPPFEERAEGIRLFLRLQPNASANRIDGLYQGSDRNRLKLCVTAQPEKGKANKAAIKLLSKFLSCSPSSLEVIQGQTDRNKTVFVGGEVSSSLLKLQVWFSEQRDKVNN
- a CDS encoding YggT family protein, whose translation is MQSLVVLVSTVIEIYVWLLIANAIMSWLIAFNVINTQNQFVSTVGQFLYRITEPLLRPLRQIIPSIGGLDVTPIVLILLLYFIRNLMWEFLVAY